A single genomic interval of Granulicella tundricola MP5ACTX9 harbors:
- a CDS encoding outer membrane beta-barrel protein: protein MILNDRRSRLLFLASTPIIAVSSMMAQSNYGAVRGIVTDVSGSIVSKAEVTITSEATKLTRTTTANGSGEYVFNAVDPGKYTVSVSGSGFMKTDETGVVVDSGNTIALDLKLRIGSANDSIEVSGATPIVDNGTSYNGQLIDAQKLQNLPNPGRNPFLFSKLDNNVTAVGDPRFVRFQDQSGSSTISIAGAPLSSNNYSIDGVPITDFSNRAVIIPSIEAVEEVKVQANTYDAEIGRTSGGMFNTSLRAGSSTLHGVLQGETRQTNWGANLFFNNRTPTTVNGVLLPQTPRGAAEFYSYVGAIGGPIPLPHILGGNNKTFFWIAEEGYRQRSPLTASNAFIVPTVLQRSGNFSEIGTVTGSGAAAVCASGICIKDPLTGQYFTNNTITASRINPVGQALVNAYPQPNTSITAYGTPNFNGQDTLGDRADEFDGKVSHEFSTRWLAEFYYLHYGSKEPGGNALTTAAGSSSSYLLYRKVDAIGIQNTITITPTTLLTVGFGFNRFPNNTLDISNGFNQSTLGFPANYAAAISKPAFPEITTDSGLSQEGTANSGPAVYFSRNFVVGLSKSLGKHSLKTGYVYRAISLSFTNIANGNGVFAFDKTLSGATAADMLLGYPTSGSLVIPAPLAITTAYQATYLQDDYRVTPKLTLNLGIRYEYEPGVHERSNHYSVGFDRNATYNAFNSGVTAKGGVEFAGQNGYPTSTGNMGSKWSPRAGFAYGLTPMTVIKGGAGVFYAPIVYSSTPALAPGYVVTNSIASQTGVPTISLSNPFPNLQTKATGNSNGLSTGIGSTLNVIDQSRRAPLYESYSLALEQQFAGGIALKIAYVGGHARNFYNGENINQLPDSQYALGTALSTKVTNKYAGLGSFGTGLVNTYQTLLPFPQFQSITDSISNARSDYNSLDVKIQKNFSKGVTILAAYTWSSNWDNIWGGSSSSTLNPGNNGPQDVYNISNEYSRSINDIPQRFTVALTYELPFGKGKQFLSGANRLVDAVVGGWRFNDITIVQNGSPLPLTQSTNFNSSLGNLTQRPTINPGIISACYTGSPESRISSSVNRPYFNPKGFTTTPAYAYGNQPRTSNCYGPGYLNSDLSLNKDFKLTERIHAEFRAEALNAFNTPEFNAPNVAVDSSSAGQITGTLGFPRLIQLGGRLTF from the coding sequence ATGATTCTGAACGACCGCCGCTCACGACTTCTCTTCCTCGCATCGACCCCGATCATCGCAGTATCCAGCATGATGGCCCAGTCCAACTACGGCGCGGTGCGCGGAATCGTCACCGACGTCTCCGGCTCCATCGTGAGCAAGGCAGAGGTCACGATCACCTCTGAAGCGACCAAGCTCACCCGCACAACGACTGCAAACGGCTCCGGCGAGTATGTCTTCAACGCCGTCGACCCAGGTAAATACACAGTCTCCGTCAGTGGCTCCGGCTTCATGAAGACGGATGAGACAGGCGTGGTTGTTGACTCCGGCAATACGATCGCACTGGACCTTAAGCTGCGCATCGGTTCCGCGAACGACAGCATCGAGGTCTCAGGCGCAACGCCGATCGTAGACAACGGCACGTCCTACAACGGTCAGTTGATCGATGCGCAGAAGCTCCAGAATCTACCCAACCCCGGCCGCAACCCGTTCCTCTTCTCAAAGCTTGATAACAACGTAACCGCCGTGGGTGACCCCCGCTTCGTCCGCTTCCAAGACCAGAGCGGCTCTTCGACCATCTCCATCGCCGGCGCACCGCTAAGCTCGAACAACTACTCGATCGACGGCGTGCCCATCACCGACTTCAGCAATCGCGCCGTCATCATCCCATCCATCGAAGCGGTGGAAGAGGTCAAGGTCCAGGCCAACACCTACGACGCCGAGATCGGCCGCACCAGCGGCGGTATGTTCAACACTTCCCTCCGCGCCGGCTCCAGCACACTGCACGGCGTTCTCCAGGGCGAGACCCGCCAGACCAACTGGGGTGCTAACCTCTTCTTCAACAACCGCACGCCCACGACGGTCAACGGTGTCCTTCTACCGCAGACCCCACGCGGCGCGGCAGAGTTCTACAGCTACGTAGGCGCCATCGGCGGTCCGATCCCGCTCCCGCACATCCTGGGCGGCAACAATAAAACCTTCTTCTGGATCGCAGAAGAGGGTTACCGCCAGCGTTCTCCGTTGACGGCTTCAAACGCCTTCATCGTCCCGACCGTTCTTCAGCGCAGTGGAAACTTCTCTGAGATCGGAACGGTGACCGGCTCTGGGGCCGCGGCCGTCTGCGCCTCTGGCATCTGCATCAAGGATCCACTCACCGGTCAGTACTTCACCAACAACACAATCACTGCAAGCCGCATCAATCCAGTTGGGCAGGCACTCGTCAATGCCTATCCTCAGCCCAACACTTCCATAACAGCCTATGGAACACCTAACTTCAACGGCCAGGACACCCTTGGCGATCGCGCCGATGAGTTCGACGGCAAGGTATCTCACGAGTTCAGCACACGCTGGCTTGCAGAGTTTTATTACCTCCACTATGGCAGCAAGGAGCCAGGCGGCAATGCACTGACGACTGCTGCAGGAAGCTCCAGTTCCTATCTCCTCTACCGCAAAGTCGACGCCATCGGCATCCAGAACACGATCACGATTACGCCAACGACGCTGCTCACGGTAGGCTTTGGTTTCAATCGCTTCCCCAACAACACTTTGGATATCAGCAACGGATTCAACCAGTCCACGCTTGGCTTTCCGGCCAACTACGCAGCGGCCATCTCCAAGCCTGCATTCCCTGAGATCACGACCGACTCCGGACTCTCCCAGGAAGGCACTGCAAACTCCGGCCCTGCCGTCTACTTCTCCCGTAACTTCGTCGTTGGCCTCTCCAAGAGCCTTGGCAAGCACAGCCTGAAGACCGGCTATGTCTACCGTGCCATCAGCTTGAGCTTCACCAATATCGCCAATGGAAACGGTGTCTTCGCCTTCGATAAGACGCTCTCCGGTGCAACCGCCGCTGACATGCTCCTTGGCTACCCCACAAGCGGCTCTCTCGTCATCCCGGCTCCACTCGCCATCACGACCGCCTATCAGGCAACCTACCTTCAGGACGACTATCGTGTCACTCCCAAGCTGACGCTCAATCTCGGCATTCGTTATGAGTACGAGCCCGGCGTCCACGAGCGCAGCAACCACTACTCGGTTGGATTTGACCGCAACGCAACCTATAACGCCTTCAACTCCGGCGTCACAGCCAAGGGGGGCGTTGAATTTGCCGGACAGAACGGCTACCCAACCAGCACCGGCAACATGGGCAGCAAGTGGTCGCCTCGCGCCGGCTTCGCTTATGGTCTCACCCCCATGACCGTCATCAAAGGCGGTGCCGGCGTCTTCTACGCGCCGATCGTCTATAGCAGCACCCCGGCTTTGGCACCTGGTTACGTCGTGACGAACTCCATCGCCTCGCAGACAGGCGTTCCAACCATCAGCCTCAGCAATCCGTTTCCCAACCTTCAGACCAAGGCAACCGGCAACTCGAACGGGCTGAGCACAGGCATCGGAAGCACGCTCAACGTAATCGACCAAAGCCGCAGGGCTCCGCTCTATGAGTCCTATTCCCTGGCTCTCGAGCAGCAGTTTGCCGGTGGTATCGCTTTGAAGATCGCGTACGTTGGCGGTCACGCGCGGAACTTCTATAACGGCGAGAACATCAACCAGCTCCCCGATAGCCAATACGCACTTGGCACCGCGCTTTCCACCAAGGTCACCAACAAATATGCAGGCCTCGGCAGCTTCGGGACCGGTCTGGTCAATACCTATCAGACCCTTCTGCCATTTCCCCAGTTCCAGTCGATCACAGACTCGATCAGCAACGCCCGCTCCGACTACAACTCACTCGACGTCAAGATTCAGAAGAACTTCAGCAAGGGTGTCACCATCCTCGCTGCCTATACCTGGTCCTCCAACTGGGACAACATCTGGGGCGGCTCCAGCAGCAGCACGCTCAACCCCGGCAACAACGGCCCACAGGACGTCTACAACATCTCCAACGAATACTCCCGTTCCATCAATGACATCCCCCAGCGCTTTACAGTCGCCCTCACCTACGAGCTTCCGTTCGGCAAAGGCAAACAGTTCCTCTCCGGCGCTAACCGGCTTGTCGATGCGGTCGTAGGCGGATGGCGCTTCAATGACATCACCATCGTTCAGAACGGGTCTCCTCTCCCTCTGACCCAATCCACCAACTTCAACTCCTCGCTGGGAAATCTGACGCAGCGGCCCACAATCAATCCAGGCATTATCTCTGCCTGCTACACGGGCTCGCCGGAGAGCCGCATCAGCAGCTCGGTCAACAGGCCCTACTTCAACCCCAAAGGATTCACAACAACCCCCGCCTACGCTTACGGCAATCAGCCGCGTACCAGCAACTGCTACGGTCCTGGCTATCTCAACTCGGACCTCTCCCTCAACAAGGACTTCAAGCTGACCGAACGCATCCACGCAGAGTTCCGTGCTGAAGCGCTCAACGCATTCAACACACCAGAGTTCAACGCACCCAACGTTGCCGTAGACAGCAGCAGCGCAGGCCAGATCACCGGCACGCTCGGCTTCCCCCGCCTCATCCAGCTTGGAGGCCGCCTGACCTTCTAA
- a CDS encoding flavin monoamine oxidase family protein — protein sequence MGITRRGFLTRVGQAGGYSATMIAMQSLGLMPAKALEAPNFAAAPGTGNGVKVVILGGGIAGLVAAYEMKALGYECTVLEARERPGGRNWSVRGGDKITFTDGTTQTCEFDAGHYQNVGPARLPSVHKTILGYCKKLGVELQVEVNTSRSSFLQNDAANGGKPVIQRQAINDTRGHVSELLMKCMKQGALDQEMDKTDRDKMLSFLRTYGSLDDAGKYKGGDRAGYKVLPGAGDQVGEPSDPIDMHTLLDESFWNGMLFEETFDMQATMFQPVGGMDRIPYAFAKALGDTVQYSSPVTEIRKSGKGVKIGYKQTGVAKFIEADYCICAMPLTILKKTPNDFAAPYKKVIEECTYASAYKVAWESRRFWEQDYNIYGGLEFVNTGCSPIWFPSANMFSERGVVVSGYTDESNSPFGKLAMPEKLVESRKSIERLHPGHGKELEKPIYVGWGKIPYNEGSWIRAYGPGQGRGPAATITRTGTPTETKRAATATNEGYETLIQPDGPIYFAGCHVSHIVAWQEGAALSSLRAVGLINDKVKAARA from the coding sequence ATGGGAATCACGAGACGAGGGTTTCTGACGCGGGTTGGTCAGGCGGGTGGATACAGCGCAACGATGATCGCGATGCAGTCGTTGGGACTGATGCCGGCCAAGGCGTTGGAGGCACCGAACTTTGCCGCGGCTCCGGGCACCGGGAATGGCGTGAAGGTGGTCATTCTGGGCGGCGGAATCGCCGGGCTGGTGGCTGCGTATGAGATGAAGGCGCTGGGGTACGAGTGTACGGTGCTGGAGGCGCGGGAGCGTCCGGGTGGACGCAACTGGAGCGTGCGTGGAGGCGACAAGATCACCTTCACCGATGGCACGACGCAGACGTGCGAGTTCGATGCGGGACACTACCAGAACGTCGGGCCGGCTCGTCTGCCGTCCGTGCATAAGACGATTCTGGGCTATTGCAAGAAGCTGGGAGTTGAGCTTCAGGTTGAGGTGAATACCTCCCGGTCAAGCTTCCTGCAGAACGATGCGGCTAACGGCGGCAAGCCGGTGATTCAGCGGCAGGCGATCAACGATACGCGCGGCCATGTGAGCGAACTGCTGATGAAGTGCATGAAGCAGGGTGCGCTGGATCAGGAGATGGACAAGACGGACCGCGACAAGATGTTGAGCTTCCTGCGGACGTATGGGTCGCTGGACGACGCGGGTAAGTACAAGGGCGGCGACCGTGCGGGCTACAAGGTTCTGCCGGGCGCCGGCGATCAGGTGGGTGAGCCCAGCGATCCGATCGATATGCATACGCTGCTGGATGAATCGTTCTGGAACGGCATGCTGTTTGAAGAGACGTTCGATATGCAGGCGACGATGTTCCAGCCTGTGGGCGGCATGGATCGTATTCCGTATGCGTTTGCGAAGGCGCTGGGCGATACGGTGCAGTACAGCAGCCCGGTGACCGAGATCCGCAAGAGCGGCAAAGGCGTGAAGATCGGCTATAAGCAGACGGGTGTGGCCAAGTTCATCGAAGCCGACTACTGCATCTGCGCGATGCCGTTGACGATCCTGAAGAAGACGCCGAATGACTTTGCGGCACCGTACAAGAAGGTCATCGAGGAGTGTACTTACGCGAGCGCGTACAAGGTGGCTTGGGAGAGCCGGCGGTTCTGGGAGCAGGACTACAACATCTATGGCGGCCTGGAGTTTGTGAATACCGGTTGCAGCCCGATCTGGTTCCCGAGCGCGAATATGTTCTCTGAGCGTGGCGTTGTGGTGAGCGGTTATACGGATGAATCGAACTCGCCGTTTGGCAAGCTGGCGATGCCGGAGAAACTGGTCGAAAGCCGCAAGAGCATCGAGCGGCTGCACCCGGGACATGGCAAGGAGCTCGAGAAGCCGATCTATGTTGGCTGGGGCAAGATCCCGTACAACGAAGGCTCGTGGATTCGCGCGTATGGCCCTGGCCAGGGACGTGGACCGGCCGCGACGATTACTCGCACCGGTACACCGACTGAGACGAAGCGGGCTGCGACTGCAACCAACGAAGGCTATGAGACGCTGATCCAGCCGGATGGGCCGATCTACTTCGCGGGCTGCCATGTGAGCCACATCGTGGCGTGGCAGGAAGGCGCTGCTCTCAGCAGCCTGCGGGCTGTGGGTCTGATCAACGATAAGGTAAAGGCTGCTCGCGCTTAG
- a CDS encoding S8 family peptidase produces the protein MTRLPKFFTSLIPLAGLFSVPALALAQNPKLSSDLQALLAPAPTPSAAVSRLAVPAAAAVSAKPSSMPLIIQYKASPTATDTALISTLLGTDVTQLTSINALAATLPLSSLTTLTSQANVTYITPNRPLGARQSGTSVAQYTTEPINANAVWAQGYNGTGIGVAVIDSGINSQVDDLAGNGFILNLFSRVVWSQSFVPTAPYDANDYYGHGTHVAGLIAGNGSDSTGKKYYRTFSGVAPNSYLINLRVLDENGQGSDTSVINAIQTAIKLKNLLNIKVINLSLGRPIYESYKLDPLCQAVEQAYRAGITVVVAAGNDGRDLALNSEGYGTIEAPGNDPYVLTVGAVNTNGSASIQDDVMASYSSKGPTFIDHFSKPDLIAPGNLVSSLKFSNDPLAVNNPTFVTLNSSYITNGNSKSSKDYFPLSGTSMATGVTSGAVALLLDAQPNMTPDQVKAFMMRNANRTYMPVTSKVTDPTTGTTYTAHNDALTIGAGYLDIQATLADVKANLKRIPTGNAMSPVATYNPDTNTVTLVTDQTALWGATALWGASNVYGASAFAAPVGGQTALWGATALWGANDPAAFTALWGATALWGASSPAAQTALWGATTDESNGSTALWGASTVNGSTALWGATAPYEN, from the coding sequence ATGACACGTCTGCCTAAATTTTTTACTTCTTTGATTCCTCTCGCCGGCCTCTTTTCCGTGCCGGCTCTCGCCCTTGCCCAAAACCCAAAGCTGTCTTCTGACCTGCAGGCTCTCCTGGCTCCCGCACCTACTCCCTCGGCTGCCGTCTCCAGGCTGGCTGTCCCTGCCGCTGCGGCAGTCAGCGCCAAGCCTTCCAGCATGCCGTTGATCATTCAGTACAAGGCCAGCCCCACGGCAACGGATACCGCGCTCATCAGCACGCTGCTCGGCACCGATGTCACCCAGTTGACGTCGATCAATGCGCTTGCGGCGACGCTACCGCTTTCCTCGCTCACCACGCTGACCAGCCAGGCCAACGTGACCTACATCACCCCCAACCGTCCGCTGGGCGCACGTCAGTCCGGCACCTCCGTGGCCCAGTACACGACGGAGCCCATCAACGCGAACGCAGTCTGGGCGCAGGGTTACAACGGCACAGGTATCGGCGTTGCAGTCATCGATAGCGGCATCAATTCGCAGGTCGACGATCTCGCCGGCAACGGCTTCATTCTCAACCTCTTCTCCCGCGTGGTCTGGAGCCAGAGCTTCGTTCCCACCGCTCCGTATGACGCCAACGACTACTACGGTCACGGCACGCACGTCGCCGGCCTCATCGCAGGCAACGGCAGCGACTCCACCGGCAAGAAGTACTACCGCACCTTCTCCGGCGTCGCGCCCAACTCTTACCTGATCAACCTGCGCGTGCTCGACGAGAACGGCCAGGGCTCAGACACGTCCGTGATCAACGCCATCCAGACTGCCATCAAGCTCAAGAACCTGCTCAACATCAAGGTCATCAACCTCTCGCTCGGCCGTCCCATCTATGAGAGCTACAAGCTCGATCCTCTCTGCCAGGCCGTCGAGCAGGCCTACCGCGCCGGCATCACCGTCGTCGTAGCCGCAGGCAACGACGGACGTGATCTTGCTCTGAACAGCGAAGGCTACGGCACGATCGAAGCCCCAGGCAACGATCCCTACGTGCTCACCGTCGGCGCCGTCAACACCAACGGCTCGGCCAGCATCCAGGACGACGTCATGGCCAGCTACAGCTCCAAGGGCCCCACGTTCATCGACCACTTCAGCAAGCCTGACCTCATCGCTCCGGGCAACCTGGTCAGCAGCCTCAAGTTCAGCAACGATCCCCTGGCCGTCAACAACCCCACCTTCGTCACGCTGAACTCCTCCTACATCACCAACGGCAACAGCAAGTCCTCCAAGGACTACTTCCCCCTCAGCGGTACCAGCATGGCGACGGGCGTCACCAGCGGAGCAGTCGCTCTCCTGCTTGACGCACAGCCGAACATGACACCGGATCAGGTCAAGGCGTTCATGATGCGGAACGCCAACCGCACCTACATGCCCGTGACCAGCAAGGTCACGGATCCCACCACCGGCACCACCTACACCGCACATAACGACGCGCTCACTATCGGCGCAGGTTACCTCGATATCCAGGCCACCCTGGCGGACGTCAAGGCCAACCTCAAGCGCATCCCCACGGGCAACGCAATGTCGCCCGTGGCCACCTACAACCCTGACACCAACACGGTCACCCTGGTGACGGATCAGACGGCCCTCTGGGGCGCAACCGCTCTCTGGGGCGCTTCCAATGTCTACGGAGCCAGTGCATTTGCCGCTCCCGTAGGCGGCCAGACGGCTCTCTGGGGCGCAACCGCTCTCTGGGGCGCGAACGATCCGGCAGCCTTCACCGCTCTCTGGGGCGCGACGGCTCTCTGGGGCGCTTCGTCACCTGCCGCACAGACCGCTCTCTGGGGCGCAACCACCGATGAGAGCAACGGCTCGACCGCTCTCTGGGGCGCTTCGACCGTCAACGGATCCACCGCTCTCTGGGGTGCAACCGCACCGTACGAAAACTAA
- a CDS encoding pyridoxal phosphate-dependent aminotransferase: MSSPLSLPGVSRRSFMRMASIAAAVPVFTEAHFARAAMLQQAANQTVTTVHHPRAAMPADAVLINANENPLGPCKAACDIIAAIAPKGGRYDIDGETGKLTKTFAEQNNIPEDHIMVYAGSSEPLHFSVLAFTSPSKSFVTADPSYEAGMRAAMVTKAKVVKVPLTKTYAHSRDMATADPNAGVIYICNPNNPTGTITSREDIDYILANKPAGSILLIDEAYIHLSDGQSAMEHVAAGKDVIILRTFSKIYGMAGIRCGLALGRPDLLAKMQPYGQNAMPITGSAAANVSLLDTDLVPTRKKIIASTRNDTFAWLTANKYDFIPSQSNCFMINTGRNGKSVITAMQQEKVWIGRTWPVWPNTVRVSVGTPAEMAKFKVAFKKVMDAPATAANVMHDHANDLNTRYLS; the protein is encoded by the coding sequence ATGTCCTCGCCCCTCAGCCTCCCCGGAGTTTCCCGCCGTTCCTTCATGCGCATGGCCTCGATCGCCGCAGCCGTCCCGGTCTTCACCGAAGCTCATTTCGCGCGTGCCGCTATGCTGCAGCAGGCAGCCAACCAGACCGTCACCACGGTCCATCACCCACGCGCCGCCATGCCTGCTGATGCGGTGCTCATCAACGCCAACGAGAACCCCCTCGGCCCCTGTAAGGCCGCATGCGACATCATCGCCGCCATCGCTCCCAAGGGCGGACGCTATGACATCGACGGCGAGACCGGCAAGCTCACCAAGACCTTCGCCGAGCAGAACAACATCCCGGAAGACCACATCATGGTCTACGCCGGATCGTCTGAGCCCCTTCACTTCTCTGTCCTCGCCTTCACCTCGCCATCCAAGAGCTTCGTCACCGCAGACCCGTCCTATGAGGCCGGCATGCGCGCCGCCATGGTCACCAAGGCCAAGGTCGTCAAGGTGCCCCTGACCAAGACCTACGCACACTCCCGCGACATGGCCACGGCCGATCCCAACGCCGGCGTCATCTACATCTGCAACCCCAACAACCCCACCGGCACCATCACCTCGCGTGAAGACATCGACTACATCCTCGCCAACAAGCCCGCCGGCTCGATCCTCTTGATCGACGAAGCCTACATCCATCTCTCGGATGGACAGTCCGCCATGGAGCACGTCGCGGCCGGCAAGGACGTCATCATCCTCCGCACCTTCTCGAAGATCTACGGCATGGCCGGCATCCGCTGCGGGCTTGCGCTGGGCCGTCCTGACCTGCTCGCCAAGATGCAGCCCTATGGCCAGAACGCCATGCCCATCACCGGCTCAGCCGCGGCCAACGTCAGCCTGCTGGACACGGACCTCGTCCCCACACGCAAGAAGATCATCGCCTCCACGCGCAACGATACCTTCGCCTGGCTCACCGCCAACAAGTACGACTTCATCCCCTCGCAGTCCAACTGCTTCATGATCAACACCGGCCGCAACGGCAAGAGCGTCATCACCGCCATGCAGCAGGAGAAGGTATGGATCGGCCGCACCTGGCCCGTCTGGCCCAACACGGTTCGCGTCTCCGTCGGCACACCCGCCGAGATGGCAAAGTTCAAGGTCGCCTTCAAGAAGGTCATGGACGCACCCGCAACCGCAGCGAACGTCATGCACGATCACGCCAACGATCTCAACACCCGCTACCTCTCTTAA
- a CDS encoding GGDEF domain-containing protein, which produces MISSPVFTSRPPGKWRTLCASGALYLVSAIRTMSAQAPPQPKTSTLAAGLLQINLASNALISVSFLALSVIMLVLWKRSGKNLPHPWVVGTFGLFVLACALSQAMQLLIVLHPLSWMIGTIEILTTALALCIILLLPRMVRDFIELFRSAGHSQQNEARFLATAESSMDAVFLLDAVRDPAGEIEDFRFTYLNQRAQQLFNIPNNDVVVGAKLCELLPSYRSEGFFDQYKQVVLTGKPSTSEFSIKDAQINATWLRYSIVKLADGIAVAASDLTSQKEAENKIRHMAQHDPLTGLPNRTLLDDRIQQAIERAIRYRQNAAVLLLDLDTFKSINDTYGHAAGDEVLKTVAARLRSAVRATDSVFRLGGDEFVIVLGDLATKGPIVDFTRKIFVSLLPPIPWEDQALNISASIGVANYPGDGATPEALLVQADIAMYRMKRGRASTADLRSSQGA; this is translated from the coding sequence ATGATTTCCTCTCCTGTCTTCACATCCCGCCCCCCCGGCAAGTGGCGCACCCTGTGCGCTTCAGGCGCGCTCTATCTCGTTTCAGCGATCCGCACCATGAGCGCCCAAGCCCCTCCCCAGCCGAAGACGTCAACCTTGGCCGCTGGACTGCTGCAGATAAATCTTGCCTCCAACGCTCTGATCTCTGTCAGCTTCCTGGCACTCTCCGTCATCATGCTGGTCCTCTGGAAGCGCTCCGGCAAGAATCTCCCGCACCCCTGGGTTGTCGGGACCTTCGGCCTGTTTGTCCTGGCCTGCGCCTTGAGTCAGGCAATGCAGCTTCTGATCGTGCTGCATCCGCTCTCCTGGATGATCGGCACCATCGAGATTCTCACAACTGCGCTGGCGCTTTGCATCATCCTGCTTCTGCCCCGCATGGTTCGCGATTTCATCGAGCTCTTCCGCTCCGCCGGCCACAGTCAGCAGAACGAGGCTCGCTTCCTCGCCACCGCCGAAAGCAGCATGGACGCCGTCTTCCTGCTCGACGCAGTCCGCGATCCGGCTGGCGAAATTGAAGACTTTCGCTTTACCTATCTCAATCAGCGCGCGCAGCAACTGTTCAATATCCCGAACAACGATGTCGTCGTAGGAGCGAAGCTCTGCGAGCTTCTGCCCAGCTACCGCAGCGAAGGCTTCTTCGATCAGTACAAGCAGGTCGTCCTCACCGGCAAGCCAAGCACATCCGAGTTCTCCATCAAGGATGCGCAGATTAACGCCACCTGGCTTCGCTACTCGATCGTCAAGCTGGCGGACGGAATAGCCGTTGCCGCATCCGACCTCACAAGCCAGAAGGAGGCGGAGAATAAGATCCGCCACATGGCCCAGCATGACCCGCTCACCGGCCTGCCTAACCGCACGCTGCTCGACGATCGTATCCAGCAGGCCATCGAACGTGCCATCCGCTATCGCCAGAACGCAGCGGTCCTGCTGCTCGATCTCGACACCTTCAAGTCCATCAACGATACCTACGGCCACGCTGCCGGCGACGAGGTCCTGAAGACCGTCGCCGCCCGCCTTCGCAGCGCAGTGCGAGCCACCGACTCCGTCTTCCGCCTCGGCGGCGATGAGTTCGTCATCGTCCTCGGCGATCTCGCGACGAAGGGCCCCATCGTCGACTTCACCCGCAAGATCTTCGTCAGCCTCCTCCCGCCTATCCCCTGGGAAGATCAGGCGCTGAACATAAGCGCCAGCATCGGCGTTGCAAACTACCCGGGCGACGGAGCTACGCCTGAAGCCCTACTCGTCCAGGCTGACATCGCCATGTATCGCATGAAGCGCGGCCGCGCCTCCACGGCAGATCTTCGTTCCAGTCAAGGCGCTTGA
- a CDS encoding RidA family protein, whose product MTMKIGMSFAAALLAGAACVGAGAQVTVKHLQPNEKSAIADGVWAGDTLYLSGQLASPVTPADAATGKAAVYGDTKTQALSALNKIQALLKAQGLDMKDVVKMSVFLGGDPEKGGKLDFAGLQASYLQFFGTKDQPNKPARSAFQVAALAAPWALVEIEVIAVKGK is encoded by the coding sequence ATGACGATGAAGATTGGAATGAGTTTTGCTGCGGCGCTGCTGGCTGGCGCTGCGTGTGTTGGAGCAGGAGCGCAGGTTACGGTGAAGCATCTGCAGCCAAACGAGAAGTCTGCGATTGCCGATGGTGTCTGGGCTGGTGACACGCTTTACCTGAGCGGACAGCTTGCGAGCCCGGTGACCCCGGCGGACGCTGCGACGGGCAAGGCTGCTGTCTATGGCGATACCAAGACGCAGGCGCTCAGCGCGTTGAACAAGATTCAGGCGCTGCTGAAGGCACAGGGGCTCGATATGAAGGATGTGGTGAAGATGAGCGTGTTCCTGGGGGGCGATCCGGAGAAGGGCGGCAAGCTCGACTTTGCAGGACTTCAGGCGAGCTATCTGCAGTTCTTCGGGACCAAAGATCAGCCCAACAAGCCTGCACGCAGCGCGTTCCAGGTGGCTGCGCTTGCGGCACCGTGGGCGCTGGTTGAGATTGAAGTGATTGCCGTCAAAGGTAAGTAA